In Candidatus Zixiibacteriota bacterium, the following proteins share a genomic window:
- a CDS encoding NAD(+)/NADH kinase — protein sequence MRFGLIANLKREGARAAIATVQNWVKASGHELFCCREQLESICDGTLTVPLDELAEESDILISMGGDGTFLASARAVGAAGTPVLGINLGSLGFLTQLRPHQLENALEAIARGEYLIEERMLLKTEIEGRPRLESPYALNDVVIDNGPVARLIDINLEVNGEELVTYRADGLILSTPTGSTAYSLAAGGPILHPAMRAIVVSPIAAFSLSTRPMVFSASDTLELRIGSSHEVAGLTLDGQISAPLSDTDRLIISQADFCLKVIIFPTSSFYKVLKEKLHWGISPRAD from the coding sequence ATGCGGTTCGGCTTAATTGCCAATCTCAAACGCGAGGGCGCGAGAGCGGCCATCGCAACCGTGCAGAACTGGGTCAAGGCCTCTGGACATGAGTTGTTCTGTTGTCGTGAGCAGCTTGAGTCGATCTGCGATGGGACTCTCACAGTACCACTGGATGAGTTGGCTGAAGAATCCGACATTCTTATTTCGATGGGTGGAGACGGCACCTTTCTGGCCTCCGCTCGGGCGGTAGGGGCGGCCGGGACGCCGGTACTGGGAATCAATCTCGGCTCTTTGGGTTTCCTGACACAGCTTCGACCGCACCAACTGGAAAACGCGCTTGAGGCGATTGCGCGCGGCGAGTACCTTATCGAAGAACGGATGCTACTCAAGACAGAGATTGAAGGCCGACCGCGTTTGGAATCGCCCTATGCGCTGAATGACGTGGTAATCGACAACGGTCCGGTGGCGCGCCTGATCGACATCAATCTCGAAGTGAACGGGGAAGAGCTGGTCACATATCGGGCCGACGGACTCATATTGTCAACCCCGACCGGGTCAACCGCCTATTCTCTGGCCGCCGGTGGACCCATTCTGCATCCGGCTATGCGAGCGATCGTGGTGTCGCCTATTGCTGCTTTTTCCCTGTCGACCCGACCGATGGTTTTCTCGGCCTCAGATACTCTGGAGTTACGTATAGGCTCGTCACATGAGGTCGCCGGATTGACTCTGGACGGTCAGATTAGCGCGCCCTTATCCGACACTGACCGGCTGATAATCTCACAAGCTGATTTTTGTCTCAAAGTCATTATTTTTCCCACCAGTAGTTTTTATAAAGTGCTCAAAGAGAAGCTCCACTGGGGCATCTCGCCAAGAGCTGACTGA
- a CDS encoding SPOR domain-containing protein, whose translation MMKLFIAGLMVGVLMIGCADRQDEAEKLGQEVTQQESAGVDSSAADVDTTGVGAADDAESSEADAAATPAETEHIPDAPPGEGFTVQIAACTDYEHAQYLIDLFRKRGYEPYMTKSEVNGESFYRVRVGAYPAAAEAEQLRAELLDKYSLETWIDNKTE comes from the coding sequence ATGATGAAACTGTTCATTGCAGGATTAATGGTGGGAGTGCTGATGATCGGATGTGCCGATCGCCAAGACGAAGCCGAAAAGCTCGGCCAGGAAGTCACCCAACAGGAAAGTGCAGGCGTCGATAGCTCGGCCGCGGATGTCGATACCACCGGGGTCGGTGCGGCCGACGATGCGGAAAGTAGTGAGGCTGACGCGGCCGCAACACCGGCGGAGACCGAACATATTCCCGATGCACCCCCAGGTGAGGGTTTCACCGTACAGATAGCAGCCTGTACAGATTACGAACACGCGCAGTACTTGATCGACCTCTTTCGCAAACGGGGGTACGAGCCGTACATGACCAAATCCGAAGTGAACGGCGAGAGTTTCTATCGTGTGCGTGTCGGGGCCTACCCTGCTGCTGCTGAGGCTGAGCAACTGAGGGCGGAACTGTTGGACAAGTACTCGCTCGAGACCTGGATAGACAACAAGACCGAGTAG
- a CDS encoding secondary thiamine-phosphate synthase enzyme YjbQ: MKSYTDYLTFNTKRRRDYINITADIKAALDKSGVSEGLILVSAMHITAAIYVNDAESGLIEDIDEWLDKLAPFGPDYRHHRTGEDNGDAHLKNLLMHSQVVLPITNGRLDFGPWQQVYYAEFDGRRNKRVIVKIIGE; encoded by the coding sequence GTGAAAAGCTACACCGACTACCTGACATTTAACACGAAGCGGCGGCGGGATTATATCAATATCACCGCCGACATTAAAGCGGCGCTTGATAAGAGTGGCGTAAGTGAAGGGCTTATACTCGTTTCCGCGATGCACATTACGGCGGCGATCTATGTCAACGATGCCGAATCCGGCCTGATTGAAGATATTGATGAGTGGCTGGATAAACTGGCCCCATTCGGCCCTGATTATCGTCATCATCGCACCGGCGAAGACAACGGGGATGCCCATCTGAAGAATCTGCTGATGCACAGCCAGGTGGTTCTGCCGATCACTAACGGTCGGCTCGACTTTGGTCCCTGGCAGCAGGTCTACTATGCCGAGTTTGATGGCAGGCGCAACAAGCGTGTCATAGTCAAGATCATCGGTGAGTGA
- a CDS encoding thrombospondin type 3 repeat-containing protein, translating to MCKRLILLLMFAALILSQVTFSGSVDMLPKSVSVPQQLLMHDSLVWAPGLAEFLAACTSWSYFHWGNPAYFGWHNPNQYLDVDFFNTRFNIPPTKICTLNSTSLAFAGSQMTGNPDLMIYLWDDNGSGFPGDVLDSILVPNSNLPTGLGWVSNEPFSNGPWVFTPGEEFFIGWTTVGGPLDTLVCVTDTGGGPWVGEKRSSWYNDGAWQPLEDVYGRNYVFVSFAKVCCYEVTPGDVDGDAVADSVDNCPFVYNPEQEDSDGDGVGDACCCLGIRANTDFDPDDIIDISDLVYLVDYMFTGGPAPPCPNEADIDGSGGDPPIDISDLVYLVDYMFTGGPEPPACP from the coding sequence ATGTGCAAACGCTTAATACTTCTTCTGATGTTCGCCGCCCTCATACTGTCCCAGGTGACATTTTCAGGTTCGGTGGATATGCTGCCAAAAAGTGTGAGTGTTCCGCAGCAGTTGCTCATGCACGATTCTTTAGTCTGGGCTCCCGGATTGGCCGAATTCCTGGCTGCCTGCACCTCGTGGAGTTATTTTCATTGGGGTAATCCTGCTTACTTCGGATGGCACAATCCGAATCAGTATTTGGATGTTGACTTTTTCAATACTCGGTTCAACATTCCACCAACCAAGATTTGCACATTAAACAGCACCAGCCTGGCTTTTGCAGGGTCGCAGATGACCGGCAATCCCGATTTGATGATCTATCTGTGGGATGATAATGGCTCCGGTTTCCCCGGCGACGTTCTTGATTCCATTCTCGTTCCGAATTCCAATCTGCCTACGGGGCTGGGCTGGGTTAGTAATGAGCCGTTTAGCAATGGTCCATGGGTCTTTACTCCCGGAGAAGAGTTTTTCATCGGTTGGACTACGGTTGGTGGTCCGCTTGATACGCTGGTTTGTGTAACCGATACCGGTGGTGGTCCCTGGGTGGGTGAAAAGCGTTCTAGTTGGTACAACGACGGCGCCTGGCAACCACTGGAAGATGTCTATGGACGGAATTATGTTTTTGTGTCCTTTGCTAAAGTCTGTTGCTACGAAGTCACTCCTGGAGATGTTGACGGAGACGCCGTGGCCGACTCCGTGGACAATTGTCCCTTTGTCTACAATCCCGAACAGGAAGACAGCGACGGTGATGGCGTGGGCGATGCCTGCTGTTGTTTGGGAATTCGAGCTAATACAGATTTTGACCCCGATGACATCATCGATATCTCCGATCTTGTCTACCTGGTTGATTACATGTTCACCGGCGGTCCAGCCCCCCCTTGCCCCAATGAAGCTGATATTGACGGAAGTGGTGGTGACCCACCCATAGACATCTCCGACTTAGTCTATCTCGTGGATTACATGTTTACCGGTGGACCCGAGCCGCCAGCTTGTCCATAG
- a CDS encoding S9 family peptidase yields MNHKVIAISLLAIALLLPLTLTAQSKDKDATSLLSKGKYIPDIATFLNIGGISPAGYSWDGKDVYFRSGMSGASQVYRITADGWPYQLTTFEDGIDFFVLSHDGNMAIVGASTGGSEQSQLYLMDTKTGRVLQLTRFEDVQMGSVIWAKDDKSVFYRSNQENGRDFFIYRMDVATGEATKVFGEEGGVTGYNYIADLSEDGSLLLIANYTSNVNNELYLLNLNSLEYQKLNDDDHDVMHGSTAIMPDNRTIVLTCNDNKDGIQRLAKMTVGDPKISFADDGWIDPKWEIDNMGFSRDYKYQIAQVNEDGYMRLRMREWATGTEVPGPPLDGILGGGMFDKHGNCIVSFTGPTRAPDVWKWNPKEGELEQLTFSIYAGIDRSLFRDPQLIRYKSFDDLEIPAFLYLPPDYEKGKPIPFIVHAHGGPESQYQPYFLRNVQYLLLNGYGILAPNPRGSSGYGRDYLNMDNYKNRKKSLKDYKAAVDWLIANGYTQNGMIGIRGGSYGGYVVAGMITEYPDLFAAAIDIVGIVNFQTFLENTKPYRRALREAEYGPLSDPEHLKDISPIHKAHLIKTPLLVVHGANDPRVPVGEARQILAAVVANGGVVDSLIFADEGHGSGKRVNTIKEYRKQVEFLDRHLKLLDVNKPTN; encoded by the coding sequence ATGAATCATAAAGTTATCGCCATATCATTACTGGCTATCGCTCTATTATTGCCGTTGACATTGACGGCCCAGAGCAAGGACAAAGATGCCACCTCGCTTCTGTCTAAAGGGAAGTACATCCCGGACATCGCCACTTTTCTCAATATCGGTGGGATCAGCCCGGCCGGGTACAGTTGGGACGGCAAGGATGTCTATTTCCGTTCCGGTATGTCGGGTGCCTCTCAGGTCTATCGAATTACCGCAGATGGTTGGCCGTACCAGTTGACAACATTTGAAGACGGAATCGATTTCTTCGTACTTTCGCACGACGGGAATATGGCAATCGTGGGCGCCTCCACCGGTGGCTCCGAGCAGTCACAGCTATACTTGATGGATACCAAAACCGGGCGCGTTCTGCAGTTGACCCGTTTTGAAGATGTCCAGATGGGTTCGGTCATTTGGGCCAAGGATGACAAGTCGGTTTTCTACCGTTCCAACCAGGAGAACGGCCGGGACTTTTTCATCTATCGCATGGATGTCGCTACCGGTGAGGCAACGAAAGTTTTCGGCGAAGAAGGGGGCGTGACCGGCTACAACTATATTGCCGATCTGTCCGAAGACGGCAGCCTGTTGCTGATCGCTAACTACACATCAAATGTGAACAACGAACTTTACCTTTTGAACCTCAACAGTCTTGAGTATCAGAAACTGAACGACGACGATCACGATGTCATGCACGGTTCTACGGCTATTATGCCGGACAACAGAACAATCGTCCTTACTTGCAACGACAACAAAGACGGCATACAGCGTTTGGCCAAGATGACGGTCGGCGATCCCAAGATCAGCTTCGCCGATGACGGCTGGATCGATCCCAAGTGGGAGATTGACAATATGGGCTTCTCGCGCGATTACAAGTATCAAATTGCGCAGGTGAACGAGGATGGCTATATGCGACTGCGGATGCGTGAGTGGGCGACCGGTACAGAAGTGCCCGGTCCGCCGCTGGACGGAATCCTCGGTGGCGGTATGTTCGATAAGCACGGTAACTGCATCGTGTCGTTCACCGGACCGACCCGCGCCCCCGATGTCTGGAAGTGGAACCCGAAGGAAGGCGAGTTAGAACAGCTGACCTTCTCTATCTACGCCGGAATCGATCGTTCACTGTTTCGTGACCCTCAACTGATCCGCTACAAGAGTTTTGATGATCTGGAGATTCCGGCCTTCTTGTACTTGCCGCCCGACTATGAAAAAGGAAAGCCGATTCCGTTCATCGTTCACGCTCATGGCGGTCCCGAAAGTCAGTATCAGCCGTACTTCCTGCGTAACGTCCAGTATCTTCTGCTCAATGGTTATGGTATTCTTGCTCCCAACCCGCGTGGATCTTCCGGGTACGGTCGTGATTACCTGAACATGGACAACTACAAGAACCGCAAAAAGTCACTCAAAGACTACAAGGCGGCGGTGGACTGGTTGATCGCAAACGGCTACACTCAGAACGGCATGATCGGAATCCGTGGTGGTTCCTACGGCGGCTATGTTGTAGCCGGCATGATTACCGAATATCCCGATCTGTTCGCCGCCGCAATTGACATTGTGGGCATTGTGAATTTCCAGACTTTTCTTGAAAACACCAAACCGTACCGCCGGGCATTGCGTGAAGCCGAGTATGGCCCGCTGTCCGATCCGGAACATTTGAAAGATATCTCACCGATCCACAAGGCGCATCTTATCAAGACACCGCTTTTGGTTGTGCATGGGGCCAATGATCCACGCGTACCGGTGGGGGAGGCTCGTCAGATTCTTGCAGCGGTGGTTGCAAACGGCGGTGTTGTCGATTCGTTGATTTTTGCCGATGAAGGCCACGGTTCCGGCAAGCGGGTCAACACTATTAAAGAGTATCGCAAACAGGTGGAGTTTTTGGACCGCCATTTGAAACTGCTCGACGTCAACAAACCGACGAACTAA